The Trichomycterus rosablanca isolate fTriRos1 chromosome 22, fTriRos1.hap1, whole genome shotgun sequence genome has a window encoding:
- the LOC134300318 gene encoding neurexophilin-1 yields the protein MPPSSEKPTPLQDMLVLGKEDRHSSSSMMSKSSSLAEPSKTLGVLGGQGSTSPFSRWVQNSKGRPANVSAIELPYRSPVPFPKQEFWEMLGSDLLKPDTTSDADALGGSRVKRRPVVKTGKFKKMFGWGDFYSNIKTVRLNLLITGKIVDHGNGTFSVYFRHNSTGQGNISVSLVPPVKAVEFDLERQSVVYPKESKIFNCRVDYEKVDRSKRTSLCNYDPSKTCFQEQTQSHVSWICSKPFKVICIYISFYSTDYRLVQKVCPDYNYHNEMPYLPSG from the exons atgcctccgagctcagagaagccGACGCCGCTtcaggacatg TTGGTTCTGGGAAAGGAAGATCGACACTCCTCCTCTTCTATGATGTCTAAGTCCTCATCCCTTGCAGAACCCTCAAAGACTCTGGGTGTTCTAGGTGGTCAGGGCTCTACGTCACCCTTCAGTCGCTGGGTACAGAACAGTAAAGGTCGTCCGGCCAATGTGTCAGCAATAGAACTGCCCTACCGCTCACCTGTCCCCTTTCCCAAACAGGAATTCTGGGAGATGTTGGGTAGTGACCTCCTCAAGCCTGACACTACCTCTGATGCTGATGCCTTAGGGGGCTCTCGTGTCAAGCGACGACCGGTCGTGAAGACTGGAAAATTTAAAAAGATGTTCGGCTGGGGTGACTTCTACTCCAACATCAAGACCGTGCGCCTTAACCTGCTCATAACTGGCAAGATTGTGGATCACGGAAACGGGACATTCAGCGTCTACTTCCGCCACAACTCTACAGGCCAGGGCAACATCTCGGTCAGCCTGGTGCCCCCTGTAAAGGCAGTGGAGTTTGACCTGGAGCGCCAGAGTGTAGTGTACCCAAAGGAATCCAAGATCTTCAACTGCCGAGTGGACTATGAGAAGGTGGACCGCAGCAAGCGCACCTCGCTGTGCAACTATGACCCATCCAAGACCTGTTTCCAGGAGCAGACCCAGAGCCATGTATCCTGGATCTGTTCCAAGCCCTTCAAGGTCATCTGCATCTACATCTCCTTctacagcacagactacaggtTGGTGCAGAAGGTTTGTCCAGACTACAACTATCACAACGAGATGCCATACCTGCCGTCTGGATAG